One Zeugodacus cucurbitae isolate PBARC_wt_2022May chromosome 3, idZeuCucr1.2, whole genome shotgun sequence genomic region harbors:
- the LOC105208495 gene encoding dTTP/UTP pyrophosphatase, producing the protein MLATVKHLLARKRIVLASSSPRRQQLIRSIGLDIELCPSNFEENLDYHDFKEFAEFVETTADGKAEEVYQRLHAADPTADLLVIGADTMVTMGEEVYGKPKDAADAVRMLTNLSGKCNRTHTGISLRHSKGRRHFTETTDVYFGVLTKEQIQDYVDSGEPLDKAGAYGIQGIGGSLIEKIEGDYYCVMGLPLHRLCKEICALLEDTQNDCPPEKKAREE; encoded by the exons ATGTTGGCAACGGTTAAACATTTACTCGCTCGGAAGCGTATTGTATTGGCAAGCAGTTCTCCTCGACGCCAACAGCTGATAAGGTCCATT GGACTCGATATTGAGTTGTGTCCATCAAATTTCGAGGAAAACTTGGACTATCATGATTTTAAAGAGTTCGCTGAGTTCGTTGAAACCACAGCGGATGGCAAAGCTGAAGAGGTCTATCAACGATTGCATGCTGCTGATCCTACAGCGGATTTATTGGTTATAGGCGCTGACACAATGGTCACAATGGGTGAAGAGGTTTATGGCAAGCCGAAGGATGCGGCCGATGCTGTACGCATGCTGACCAA TCTCTCTGGCAAATGCAATCGCACTCATACGGGTATTTCCTTGCGTCACAGTAAAGGTAGACGACATTTTACTGAAACCACTGATGTATATTTCGGTGTATTGACCAAAGAACAAATACAGGACTACGTTGATAGCGGTGAGCCGCT cGATAAAGCCGGTGCCTATGGCATACAAGGAATTGGTGGCTCTTTGATTGAAAAAATTGAAGGTGATTATTACTGTGTAATGGGTTTGCCATTACATCGCCTGTGCAAGGAAATATGCGCCTTGCTTGAGGACACCCAAAATGACTGCCCACCAGAAAAGAAAGCTAGAGAAGAGTGA